From the Clostridium putrefaciens genome, one window contains:
- a CDS encoding cation diffusion facilitator family transporter, which translates to MISNFLVKRFVKNYKNVEEENVRNSYGFLGGIVGIIINSLLFAIKLSIGLIVGSIAVTADAFNNLSDAASSLITILGFKLSSLPADEEHPFGHGRLEYISGLIVAFMVMMVGVQFIKSSFQRIMNPEVVSFETIPFILLLISILFKVWLSKFNKLIGNRINSSALKASSIDALGDVVTSSTVALSLLLSNWIRFPIDGYIGIIVSLIILYSGYSLIKDTLSPLLGESPDEKLASNIKEGVLSYDEISGVHDLIIHNYGPGKCMASIHAEVPSTSSIVKIHEIIDKAEKEVSEKFNIHLIIHTDPICVDDKEVLKTQDELQNILNKIDIIKSMHDFRVVGEGEHKNLIFDIVVDSSKRGKEITDTELIDMICIDVKRLSPYYNCVITIDNDFTVL; encoded by the coding sequence ATGATATCAAATTTTCTTGTAAAAAGGTTTGTTAAGAATTATAAAAATGTTGAAGAGGAAAATGTAAGGAATTCTTATGGTTTTCTTGGCGGCATTGTCGGCATAATAATTAATTCTTTGCTATTTGCAATAAAATTATCTATAGGACTTATAGTTGGAAGTATAGCTGTCACAGCAGATGCTTTTAATAACTTATCTGATGCAGCTTCTTCATTAATTACTATACTTGGATTTAAATTATCTAGTTTACCTGCTGACGAGGAGCATCCTTTTGGCCATGGTAGACTTGAATACATATCCGGCCTTATAGTAGCCTTTATGGTGATGATGGTTGGTGTTCAATTTATTAAATCTTCTTTCCAAAGAATTATGAATCCTGAAGTGGTAAGCTTTGAAACTATACCATTCATATTGCTACTTATATCTATACTTTTTAAAGTATGGCTAAGTAAATTTAATAAACTTATAGGAAATAGAATTAATTCATCTGCTTTAAAAGCTTCATCTATAGATGCTTTAGGAGATGTAGTTACTTCTAGTACAGTTGCTTTATCTCTACTACTTTCTAATTGGATCAGGTTCCCAATAGATGGTTACATAGGTATAATAGTATCTTTAATTATCTTATATTCAGGATATTCGCTAATAAAAGATACACTAAGTCCTCTTCTTGGTGAATCACCTGATGAAAAATTAGCAAGTAACATAAAAGAAGGTGTTTTATCTTATGATGAAATATCTGGAGTCCATGACCTTATTATTCATAACTATGGTCCGGGTAAATGTATGGCATCTATTCATGCTGAAGTCCCTAGTACCTCTTCTATAGTAAAGATACATGAAATTATAGATAAGGCTGAAAAGGAAGTTTCAGAAAAGTTTAATATTCATTTAATCATCCACACAGATCCTATTTGTGTAGATGATAAGGAGGTATTAAAAACTCAAGATGAACTTCAAAACATCTTAAATAAAATAGACATAATAAAGTCCATGCATGATTTTAGAGTTGTTGGAGAAGGTGAACATAAAAATCTTATCTTTGATATAGTTGTAGACTCTAGCAAAAGAGGAAAAGAAATTACTGACACAGAACTTATAGACATGATATGTATTGACGTAAAAAGATTATCACCTTATTATAATTGTGTAATAACTATTGATAATGATTTTACTGTACTTTAA
- a CDS encoding M18 family aminopeptidase, whose product MEKNIELANELIDFIYESPTAFHAVSTVKSILKQEGFTEVLDTEKWNLKKGGKYFTTQNDSALIAFVIGEGEIESNGFKLIGAHTDSPSFRIKPFPEMTSENTYVRLNTEVYGGPILNTWLDRPLSIAGRVTLRGNNTLFPETRLLNINKPILIIPNIAIHMNREVNQGVELNKQKDTIPLLSLVNESLQKDKYLINTIASELSVNVSDILDFDLFLYEYEKGSVIGLNEEFISSPRLDDLAMVHAGIKALINTKVNMATNVMVCFDNEEVGSSTKQGADSNLLSNILERIALSFNKGREDFFRALSKSFMISADLAHAVHPNAGEKHDPVNRPVINKGPVIKISANQSYTSDSNSIAVYEEICNNVGVPVQKFVNRSDLRGGSTIGPISSTHLHIRSVDIGTPILAMHSIRELGGIEDQRSITKSFEEFYRI is encoded by the coding sequence ATGGAAAAAAATATTGAATTAGCAAATGAATTAATAGATTTTATCTATGAGAGTCCTACAGCTTTTCATGCAGTTAGCACTGTAAAATCAATATTAAAACAAGAAGGCTTTACAGAAGTTTTAGACACGGAAAAATGGAATCTTAAAAAAGGTGGAAAGTATTTCACAACTCAAAATGATTCAGCTCTTATTGCGTTTGTAATAGGAGAAGGCGAGATTGAAAGTAATGGATTTAAACTAATAGGTGCGCATACAGATTCACCTTCATTTAGAATAAAGCCATTTCCAGAAATGACTTCTGAAAATACTTATGTAAGATTAAATACAGAGGTTTATGGTGGACCAATACTTAATACTTGGCTTGATAGACCTCTTTCTATAGCAGGTAGAGTTACTTTAAGAGGAAATAATACACTTTTCCCAGAAACAAGACTCTTGAATATAAATAAACCAATACTTATAATTCCTAACATAGCAATACACATGAATAGAGAAGTAAATCAAGGAGTGGAACTAAATAAACAAAAAGATACCATTCCACTATTGTCACTTGTAAATGAAAGCCTTCAAAAAGATAAGTATTTAATAAATACTATAGCATCAGAGCTTTCTGTAAATGTAAGTGATATATTAGACTTTGATTTATTCCTTTACGAATATGAAAAAGGAAGCGTTATAGGGCTAAATGAAGAGTTTATATCCTCACCAAGGCTAGATGACCTTGCTATGGTTCATGCAGGGATAAAGGCGCTTATAAATACAAAGGTTAATATGGCTACAAATGTTATGGTGTGCTTCGACAATGAAGAGGTAGGGAGCTCTACAAAACAAGGAGCAGATTCTAATCTATTAAGTAATATTTTAGAAAGAATAGCTTTAAGTTTTAATAAAGGTAGAGAAGATTTCTTTAGAGCACTTTCAAAATCCTTTATGATATCAGCAGACTTAGCTCATGCCGTGCATCCAAATGCAGGTGAAAAGCATGATCCTGTAAATAGACCTGTTATAAATAAAGGACCAGTTATAAAGATAAGTGCAAATCAAAGCTATACCTCAGATAGTAATTCTATAGCGGTATATGAGGAAATTTGTAACAATGTAGGAGTACCTGTACAAAAGTTTGTAAATAGATCAGACTTAAGAGGTGGATCTACTATAGGACCTATATCATCTACACATCTTCATATAAGATCTGTAGATATTGGAACACCAATACTTGCAATGCACTCTATAAGAGAGCTTGGTGGAATAGAAGATCAAAGGTCTATAACTAAATCATTTGAAGAATTTTATAGGATTTAA
- a CDS encoding LTA synthase family protein, with the protein MNMFVKTKRIFNKENIKVVWAKRDKIASFTFFCLIIKYILFQGIVNSKNSSRFNLIGVYFTVGPIISHAMFFLIFISIGFLLKKNRGIYYIVLHMLITTLLLLDLFYYRNYGTFLSFYFIKGSEIFNPLNRNLIQIRPIDILLVMDIPFIIKKYNEKKRDSLYKGRNILMFLIMLSISVTKIGCDHYIIDVKDVSKGNIMFFRNSWYPFQTMSNLSPIGYHFFDGIRQFNDSKSIELSKKEKEEISNWYIEKERLLNYKNENEIYKGQLKGKNLIFIQVESLENFVIGEKVQGQEITPNLNRMVKNSFYFNNIYEQTGSGTSADGDLISNTSILPLKSGVAYMDHAANKYNSMPYLMKGLGYNTISTHPEKGGNWNWIHNHKALGYDKIFDVNDYKLDEVIGSGLSDGSLFNQISEKVSKEDMPFFLHMATLTSHGPFDLPGDKKALSLPSELDKNVLGKFFQSINYVDREIGNFMNTLKEKDMLDDTVVVIYGDHTGVHKFYEDKLKGLDVENEKWLEKEMKVPFIIYNENIKGETFNNVGGQIDIMPTVAYLMGVPEEEFNNSAMGRVMFQDNWNFTVLFSGEVVGNPPSDKEKDLMLKGPYISNKIIKGNYFKK; encoded by the coding sequence ATGAATATGTTTGTCAAAACCAAAAGGATCTTTAATAAAGAAAATATTAAGGTGGTATGGGCTAAAAGAGATAAAATTGCATCATTTACGTTTTTTTGTTTAATTATAAAATATATTTTATTTCAAGGTATTGTAAATAGTAAAAACTCTTCTAGGTTTAACTTAATTGGAGTCTATTTTACTGTTGGACCTATAATTTCTCATGCCATGTTTTTCTTAATATTTATAAGCATAGGGTTTTTATTAAAGAAAAACAGAGGAATCTACTACATAGTATTACATATGCTTATAACAACTTTATTGCTCCTAGATCTTTTTTATTACAGAAACTATGGAACGTTTTTGTCTTTTTATTTTATTAAAGGTTCAGAAATATTTAATCCTTTAAATCGAAATTTAATTCAGATAAGACCTATTGATATATTATTAGTAATGGATATACCTTTTATTATAAAAAAGTATAATGAAAAGAAGAGAGACAGCCTCTATAAAGGAAGAAATATATTAATGTTTTTAATCATGTTGTCAATTTCTGTTACTAAGATAGGCTGTGACCATTACATTATAGATGTAAAAGATGTAAGTAAGGGTAACATTATGTTCTTTAGAAACTCGTGGTATCCATTTCAGACAATGTCTAACTTATCTCCTATAGGATATCATTTCTTTGATGGTATTAGGCAGTTTAATGATTCAAAATCTATAGAACTGTCTAAAAAGGAAAAAGAGGAAATAAGTAATTGGTATATAGAAAAAGAAAGATTGCTAAATTATAAAAATGAAAATGAAATTTATAAGGGTCAACTTAAAGGGAAAAACTTAATATTTATTCAAGTAGAATCTCTTGAAAATTTTGTTATAGGAGAAAAGGTTCAAGGTCAGGAAATAACTCCTAATTTAAATAGAATGGTTAAAAACTCTTTTTATTTCAATAACATATATGAACAGACTGGCTCTGGAACCAGTGCTGATGGTGACTTAATTAGTAATACATCTATACTACCATTAAAATCTGGTGTAGCTTATATGGATCATGCAGCTAATAAATATAATTCTATGCCATATCTTATGAAGGGGTTAGGATACAACACTATATCTACTCATCCTGAAAAGGGTGGTAACTGGAATTGGATTCATAATCACAAGGCCTTAGGATATGATAAGATCTTTGATGTTAATGATTATAAATTAGATGAGGTAATAGGATCTGGACTTTCAGATGGATCTTTATTTAATCAAATATCAGAAAAAGTTTCAAAAGAAGATATGCCTTTCTTTTTACATATGGCAACACTTACAAGTCATGGACCCTTTGATTTACCAGGGGATAAAAAGGCTTTAAGTTTACCAAGTGAGTTAGATAAAAATGTACTAGGTAAGTTTTTTCAAAGTATTAATTATGTAGATAGGGAAATAGGAAACTTTATGAATACACTTAAAGAGAAGGACATGTTAGATGATACCGTTGTTGTTATTTATGGTGATCATACAGGCGTGCATAAATTTTATGAAGATAAGTTAAAAGGGTTAGATGTAGAAAATGAAAAGTGGTTAGAAAAAGAAATGAAGGTGCCCTTTATTATATATAATGAGAATATTAAGGGCGAAACCTTTAATAATGTAGGTGGGCAGATAGATATTATGCCAACAGTAGCGTATCTTATGGGTGTTCCAGAAGAAGAATTTAATAATTCAGCTATGGGAAGAGTTATGTTTCAAGATAATTGGAATTTTACTGTGTTATTTTCTGGGGAAGTTGTAGGGAATCCACCCTCAGATAAAGAAAAGGATTTAATGCTAAAGGGGCCTTATATTTCTAACAAGATAATAAAAGGAAACTATTTCAAAAAATAA